The Syntrophorhabdaceae bacterium genome segment CGTGAGGACAGAGGATACGATGAACCCGATGAAATAGGGTATGCGAATGATCAACCTGCATACGTAGAGAAGGATCAGGACGCCTATGTACCCGGCGATATATTCCACGAAGACTTCCTTGATCCCCCGTATGATATTTTCGAATTCGAGGGCATCTCTGAAATCCATCTTTTCAGCATATGTGGCAAAGGCAAAGGGGAGAAAGAAAGAACATATGAGGAGCGCCACGTAGGATAGTGTAATGATGATGTTGCCGAAGAAGGCGGTAATGCTGGTCAGGGTGGTGAGGAAGAAACCGCATGAGAACATAAAGAAGGGAATTGCTCCATAAAGGATGAATATAAAGAGGAGCTTTATCCCTTCGATCCACGTGTCATATTTGTCCTGCCAGGTGGGGAGTCCCATACCGGCTATAATGAAAAGCCTTGATGCCCTGGAAAGAAAACCGAGAGAAAAAAAGTTCGCAACAGGGATACACAGGATAAGTCCCCCGTATATCCACCGCGTCATGTACCGTGTATTAAAGGTAAACCGGACAAAGGAGATAATATCCATTGCTATTTTCCTTGACCTGCCATGATGAAATCGACAAGAGGTTCTGCCGTGTAACCGGTCATCCCGCCGTCAATGACAATAGTTTCCCCGTTGATGTACTGGGCTTCCGGAGATGTGAGAAACAGAACGAGGCCCGTAATCTCCTCAACCTTTGCCATCCTGCCGATAGGTGTCTTGTTTGAGAG includes the following:
- a CDS encoding DUF4013 domain-containing protein, yielding MDIISFVRFTFNTRYMTRWIYGGLILCIPVANFFSLGFLSRASRLFIIAGMGLPTWQDKYDTWIEGIKLLFIFILYGAIPFFMFSCGFFLTTLTSITAFFGNIIITLSYVALLICSFFLPFAFATYAEKMDFRDALEFENIIRGIKEVFVEYIAGYIGVLILLYVCRLIIRIPYFIGFIVSSVLTYYVFLVATYYFTELYKKTTLTSLIVPGESGTETPT